AGGTTCGGTTGGAGTGATGAACCACCCGTACGTAGGAGCAGTGACGAAGCCAGTATTGTAGAATATTACGGGGGgtaaaattttttcattttttataaaatgaagTAAATCCACtccaaaaaacaatattttttataaaatgaattAAATCCGCCCACATATGcgtcttgttttttctttccccTTTCTAATTGCCCGCAGCCCGACCACTACTGCGTTAAATGAAGCGTTTGGATTAATTCTATGAATTAAATCAAACTAGCATGGCGGCCTGGAAGCCGTAGCCCGCAGGTCAACTAACAACAAACGGTCCATTTTGGAGCAAAATAAAGTGTCAATGTATTCAATATCTCGTCTAACCTAAAAACCAGAAAGGCTGAAAATTGTGACAGAAAAAATAGTTCCAGGCTCCCTGTGAGTGTTTGTGCTTTGCCCTGATGCCTGATGAGCGAGTGGCTGAAGGTAACGTCTGCTCCTTATCAGTGGCCGAGGGTGGGCATTTACTGATTGACAATTCATAAatattagtgaaaataattaaagtGATCGATCTAGCTTtcacaaaagaaattaatgCTTGGAATAATATTACATACAACTTCTCATTTACACGTACAAACTCATGTGGTAGTCTAGATTTCATAGAAATGAGTGTCGTTTGGCAGATTATATTTTAGTGGTCGATGTGGACTGTTATTTCAGCTTGTAAACATTCCCGTCTTTGTCAAATTGCGAAGACACGATTGAAAGGCCCACGAACGAAGTACGCGTAGATTTTGGTACATATTTTCGGACATAAGAACGTACAACCCCACCCGTTATAAATAGAATCCTCCATGTCAATTCCGTTATATACAGGACCTCGATCGATCATTAGCCGAATTGTTTAATTTAGTACTACTTGTTtccgaaaaaaaataatttcatttcatCTACACTGTACTAGAATATCACAAATTAAGGTTTAAAATAGAAGAAATTTCACTTAACCTTCTGAACTTTCATTatatttacatttatatatctccctaaacttcaaaaattttcaatttgtttttttaatttcacacatccgttaagatttttcgttaaatcctaacaaaagggtgtcaaaatttccaaaataacccatttttatagaagaaaaaaaattgcaagtatttaggtgttggtcaagatttaacgatatttgtaaaaatacctacgcctgaattttggattttttttatttatttttttttttttagaaaaacaaaacaatggtattttgaaaatttggacaggatttaacagaaaatcataacggaaaagtaaaattgaaaaatttatacactaaattgagagttttgaaagTTTATTATATAGGAGAATAATTACGAAAACGACAACAATTAAAAAGGGTTGTGAAGTTTCCTCAAAATTTTGTTATACATAATCTGATAATTGGTTTATCAACTCCTGATCAAAAGGACTAAATAAcatatatgattgagaattaattataaaatgtttttgtcgGGTAATTGACTTTGCGCCTTTGCATGTCATGAGAGTGCAAATAATTTGAGCCCCCTCAGCATTCAAATAATTTGATAGGCCTAGCTATCGTGCGACCAAGTAAGAATTCTTTCCTCGTATATTTAATTCCATAAAGAATATAACACGAATAGATCACAATCATTATAAATAGGCCATGATAATAATATTCCTCCACACCTCATCCATTGCTCCTGATCATATCATTGTGTATGCATTACATTACATGATAATGGCTCTAAACCGCTTCTTCTTTGCTGCCTCTTTGCTTCTCTTCACAGTACTTGTGATTATTGCATCTGCTAGTGGTGAAAAGAAAATCTCTGTAGGAGAAGAAAACGTTCTCTCCACAATCATAGGCATCCAAGGGCTTGTTTATTGCAAATCCGGCTCCAAACTCATCCCACTTGAAGGTAATTTATTCTAAGCATTTCGTGTATATGTAAACTAGTGATTATGTCTGATTTGCTGTTCTATTTTTCACTGAAATTTTTGTAGGAGCTTTGGCGAGGATAACATGTGTAGCTGTTGATGAGAATGGGTTCGAGGCAGCTCCTTTCTCCTTCTTGAGTGATGCATGTGATCCAAAGGGTTACTTCTTTGCAACATTATCTCCTGCGGAGGTTGAAGATAACAGGAAGCTTACCGAGTGCAGGGCTTTCCTTGAGCTCTCTCCGTCAGAGACATGTATTGTTCCAACAGATGTAAACAAGGGGATTAGTGGTGCTCTCCTTGCTTCTTATCGCCTCCTCAATGACAAGAAGATGAAATTGTACACTGTGGGGCCTTTCCTTTTCACATCATAATATAATTAAGcaaaatcattatatatatataatggtttCTAAGATATACCTGGCTTTATAGTATGAAACTAAATAACCAAATTTTatctttagtttattttgaaacTGAAGGGTCACCCACAAGCTTCTGAAGATTGTTAATTAGCAACTTGCCATTTCAAAAGAGAGAGCAGAAAGTAttgtgtttgagattgcgattgaAGAAAGTAAAGATTTAAAacgtttaaaaaattaaatcacaTTTAATTTAACACAGCACCTTTAGAGGTGTGTTTTCGAAACATactattttaaatattatttggtTATGAACGGCTATTTATGCATACTTCTCATATGGTTATTACTATCGAGCCTAGGAAAATATTATTTGGTTAATGTTGAATACTCCTTAATTAAAGGATGCATGCTTGCCATGGGAGAAATAACATATTCCTGATTTTTGACAAGTTGGTCGAGAAAATGGGATAGAAGAGAGGTTTAACTATGTTCATTAATCACTTAGAAGTATGATTGAGTGAACTTTTGGTGTGTGGAAAAATTGGTGACAAATGAATTTTAAAGTTAGTTAATGCCATCTTATGATGTTAAAAACCAAACGCTCATTGTAGATGCTATTGCAATccttcataattttattataacACATGATAGGAAGGATAAGGGGTTTAAGGCCCAgattgtttcgacataaaatatttcctgaaaaatgtttttcttatttttcgatgtttggtgcaaccgaaaataaatgtcaaaccaaaaatattttttggtttgaccaaaaaagcttatttaatttctgaaaatgatatccatttttaaatttcgtaaatcaTTTCCAAGTTTGAGCTTCTCATTCTTAAATTTCCCAGGATACCGCCCTAATTACCACGAAGCTTGACATTCACAGCATTATTAAAAACAACTGCAATCTTAAACGGACTCTAAAATTGTTGAGACACAAACAGTTGGCACAAAAACAACATTTCTGCAACGACTTGCATGGGTAGAGGATCATCAAATTCAATCTAACTGTGGATGCAATTTTTAGCTTGGTGATGTGGCAGCCTCCGATTCGTCCCTTTACATATAACCTACAACAAAGCcaagacccgccgggggttggccggcagAGCCTCCTTCGACGCCCAAGTTAGTTGGAAgtgtgagagagaaaaatgatcaTTATATTAGATGGGATGCATACCTCTTAGATGATGTGTATATATAGGCTCCATTTTACTGTTGATGCATAGCAAAAATCTTATTATTGTACAGTGTGAATAATGACCGATAAGATGTGTAGATATCAGACATGGTGCTCCATACCAActtctgacttgatttgacagGTGTTGGAGATCCTAATAAATGCTGAGGATCTTGGTCATTCCCGACCAACCATATAACCCAAGTAGTCATTACCGACATAGCATATAATCCCGAGTAACCATATAATCCGAGTAGTCATTACCGACATAGTATATAATCCCGAGTAACCATATAATCCGAGTAGTCATTACCGATATAGCATATAATCCCGAgtggggaataataattccccaacactAACGACGTAATACATTTTTGGAAACGACTTACACTTTGGAAATGAATATAATATTGTTCGATGATTAATTGGCATCTTATTCGATGTTTGGATCAATACTGCATGCCTGCGCTCTAGATAATGTCTGTGGAAATTAAGATGcgtgaataaaaaatattagaatataatCAGAATATATTCTAATTAGAGTATATTCTTTGTTTCCTCCTATCtatatagaatatattctaattaGAATATATTCTTTGTTTCCTCCTATCTATATTCTATATAGAGATCTTAATTAATTCGATTTTAATTCTAGTAATATATAAGGCAATCTTGATCAACTGATATTTGTCTGAAGTTCTAAACCAGAGCTCCTGATCCCATATATTTTTCATGGAGGTGACACCATTTCAATTAGCTAATAACACTGTTCTCTCCCTTTCTGATAGTAATTTCATTCTCCCAAAGGACAGAAGGCCTATCCTCTCAGAGGTAATTAATCCGGATTCAATTCCGATTATTAACTTAAATGAGAATAATATCGATGATGGTCATGCGTCGTCCCTGTTAGTCTCGAATATATCGCGAGCTTGTGAGGAATACGGCTTCTTTCAGATTGTCAACCATGGAGTCCCCCAAGAATTATGCCAAAGAGTGTTGGCTGTGGTGACGGAGTTCTTCCAGTTGCCTCATGAGGAAAGGGCACAGTTTTTTACAACGGATCACACCAAGCAAGTTAAAGTGTACAACTATTACCAAAAGGTTGAAGGACATGGGAAGGTCACAATGTGGAGTGAAACCTTCACACACCCTTGGCATCCTTTGGATGATTTCACTCAATTCTTACCCACAAGTATTCCTCAGTATCGGTATGATCACTTcaccttctttttgttttttttctttatcttttatctttttcttcttcctcgaTCTCTGTCTTGTTCAAACtcagttaatttaattttatttgaacaCGAATCGGGCTTGATCTTATTAACGAGTTACATAATATGTTCAGCttggttaatttatttttcaaagataCACAAACTTGTCTATGGGCTGTTTAGTTAATTTATTCATTCCTTGCATAAAGCTATCGAATGTACTTGCTCATTTACAGCCCTATATATATGGTGTGATGTCTCACATCGCCTGAAAATGaagatatgcttatatgtataaatgcacactttatgacacaacgcgttttaaagccgtaatggttatgaacctatcagaactccgcagttaagcgtgtttctgcgagagcaatctcaggatgggtgacctcctgagaagtctgatatggggagccaaagtggacaatattgtgtcattgggggtggatcatTACATATGGCCTATGTTTGATTGGCAGGCACAAGCTCCATAGCTAGGTTCTATGCCATGCATGCATTCATGTTTTGTTTGATTGACGATTGTTATAGGGAAGTATTTGGTGAATATGCAAGGGAGATTGGAGCATTGATGGATAGGCTTTTGAGTTTGATATCGCGAGGGCTTGGGCTAGAGAAGGAttatttaaagagaaaactaGGTGAGAGGCCTGCCCTTTATTCACAAGCAAATTACTATCCACCATGTCCGAACCCGGAGCTCACCATGGGGATTCCTGACCATAACGATCTTGGTGCACTCACGATACTCCTACAATCAGAGGGGGTCACTGGCCTTCAAGCCATAAAAGATGGGAAATGGCTTTCCGTTCACCCTGTGCCCAATGCATTTGTCGTCAATCTGGCTGATCAAATTCAGGTACCAAAACACGTACATTAACAAGCATATCCTTaaattcttcctcttttttttattttatctcttataaaaagaaatatatatatatatatatatatatatatacacatttgtGCAGGTTCTGAGTAATGGAAGGTACAAGAGTGTGGGTCACAGGGCTATAACCAACGACCGGTTGGCGCGAGTATCAGTGGCAATGTTCTATTCACCAAATAATGACACCGTGATTGGTCCAATTGAGGATTTTATTGACGAGGAGCACCCCGCAATGTACCGAAACTATACTTACAGAGATTATATGGAAGAATTTCGTAGGCAAGAAGGAAGGAGGAGGAGAGTCAAGGAAGCTTTTGAGATTCAAcgataaaaaattaaagggttaaatataaaaatgtttcataaactaacaaccgattttagaatagctcCCTGAATTTTCATgtgtgctaaagtgacccatGAAATTATCACCATGTttcaaaaatgccacttttttcgataatacccttatcctctaaaaaacaaaaaataaaaactattttttaaacaaaaataaaataaaatacaaaaagttaaagaaattaaaaactttaaaaattataattttttaattaaaaaaatagaaattcacccatttcctttttttccattttttttaaaaaaataatgataatatttttattttaatatatttgctactaccaccgtTTTGGGTTGCCCTATTGGACAGCTTCGCGACATCAGAACGGTGGTGGcaataattctttttaaaaaaagtcattCAAAAAATTAGTTTTGACAAATATATAGTTccctaaagtttaaaaagtgacaaaacATTTCATAGGGTAAGCgaaaacaacaaattaaatagGTCTTTggcgttaaaaattttaatagaattcgTTATTTATCACGTTAGCACTAATCATATTGTGATATATATCACTTataatgaaacaaaaaatattaaaaaaaataaaaaaaccaaattcgCCACCCAATTTGACTAAATGGGAGGTGGCTTGAACCACCCCAAATAACCACCTCATGGCCACCAACTTCAATGGCCTTTTTCACACATCGAAGACAATAACCCATATAATGAACGGAGGAATGGGGGGATTTCTAATAGGCCATGGCCCCACTTAATTtccaagaaagaaaattaacttACTAGGTTCTTAGCActaaaattttttaacttttacaCCTGGCCTGCTCATGATAGTTTTTAGCTATATCACGCATGACACACCGGAATGTGCCTTAAAGGCCATAGAAGTCCAGAGTCTCTCTCTTATGATTaacacacttttttttcttttttctcccatttttttctctcatctccctcacacgatgatgtccttatttcatggacatgaaagTTTATTTGTCcctgacataaactttgtggttatttcatttatcttttatttctttctttcttgaattttgttgagaagcaaataaaaacttttgtgaATTTTTATATCGGAAGGaactttgaataaaaaaaaaa
Above is a genomic segment from Alnus glutinosa chromosome 12, dhAlnGlut1.1, whole genome shotgun sequence containing:
- the LOC133883094 gene encoding protein SEED AND ROOT HAIR PROTECTIVE PROTEIN-like, producing MIMALNRFFFAASLLLFTVLVIIASASGEKKISVGEENVLSTIIGIQGLVYCKSGSKLIPLEGALARITCVAVDENGFEAAPFSFLSDACDPKGYFFATLSPAEVEDNRKLTECRAFLELSPSETCIVPTDVNKGISGALLASYRLLNDKKMKLYTVGPFLFTS
- the LOC133851009 gene encoding protein DMR6-LIKE OXYGENASE 2-like, producing MEVTPFQLANNTVLSLSDSNFILPKDRRPILSEVINPDSIPIINLNENNIDDGHASSLLVSNISRACEEYGFFQIVNHGVPQELCQRVLAVVTEFFQLPHEERAQFFTTDHTKQVKVYNYYQKVEGHGKVTMWSETFTHPWHPLDDFTQFLPTSIPQYREVFGEYAREIGALMDRLLSLISRGLGLEKDYLKRKLGERPALYSQANYYPPCPNPELTMGIPDHNDLGALTILLQSEGVTGLQAIKDGKWLSVHPVPNAFVVNLADQIQVLSNGRYKSVGHRAITNDRLARVSVAMFYSPNNDTVIGPIEDFIDEEHPAMYRNYTYRDYMEEFRRQEGRRRRVKEAFEIQR